One Bacteroidota bacterium genomic window carries:
- a CDS encoding NACHT domain-containing protein, translating into MTELEIANFVNTKSSFLMTLLKAGKDELANFLDDGIHNYLENQRIKYSQMKTFLFRNETVEFEKIYFPLKLSSDWFGSKSHTDGYRLMKKENYITIIGAAGSGKSMLMVNIFHCCIKENFKIPLLIELRNLKYHKLSLSTYIKEVILNNKIKSNDTFLNRSLENGQFVFLLDGYDEISSEEVDKVAYEIEFFVDMFPKNQFVLTTRPGTNAERIKRFNNWIVDSLDNQQIALFITQQVKLMNGTVSKNKILEDVFKVENNQFLHFLKNPLLLSMFIFVYRYNPELPKTKSKFYQNVIDTLFTKHDSITKGDSYLHDLKSKLSREEIEITLCWFSYASFFDEFFSFDEPYFNDLIKKIKTQLGFKFNDDDFLYDLKVNMSILVQDGLELKFPHRSLQEYFAAALISKQSDEIKQRIYSEKIAKIDGAEISNFLS; encoded by the coding sequence ATGACCGAATTAGAAATTGCAAACTTCGTGAATACCAAATCATCTTTTCTGATGACACTTTTAAAGGCTGGGAAAGATGAGCTAGCCAATTTCCTTGACGACGGCATTCATAATTACCTTGAAAATCAAAGAATTAAATATTCCCAAATGAAAACATTTTTATTCAGAAATGAGACTGTTGAGTTTGAAAAAATTTATTTCCCATTAAAATTGAGTAGTGACTGGTTTGGCAGCAAAAGTCATACTGATGGCTACAGGCTAATGAAAAAAGAGAATTATATCACAATTATTGGAGCTGCAGGTTCAGGTAAAAGTATGTTAATGGTCAATATCTTCCATTGCTGTATAAAAGAAAACTTTAAAATCCCATTACTAATAGAATTACGAAACCTCAAATACCATAAACTAAGTTTGAGCACTTATATCAAAGAGGTTATTTTAAATAACAAAATTAAATCAAATGATACTTTTTTAAATCGGTCCTTGGAAAATGGACAATTTGTTTTTCTGTTAGATGGCTATGATGAAATCTCATCGGAAGAGGTGGACAAAGTGGCTTATGAAATAGAATTCTTCGTTGACATGTTCCCAAAAAATCAGTTCGTTCTTACAACACGACCTGGTACAAATGCTGAAAGAATAAAGAGATTCAATAACTGGATCGTTGATTCACTTGACAATCAACAAATAGCTTTATTTATAACTCAACAGGTCAAATTAATGAACGGAACGGTTTCAAAGAATAAAATACTTGAGGACGTTTTCAAGGTAGAAAACAACCAGTTTTTACATTTTCTTAAAAATCCCCTTCTCCTATCAATGTTTATATTTGTCTACAGATATAATCCTGAATTGCCAAAAACAAAATCAAAATTTTATCAAAATGTTATCGACACACTATTTACTAAACATGATAGTATAACAAAAGGCGATAGCTATCTTCATGACTTAAAAAGTAAATTAAGCAGAGAGGAAATTGAAATAACATTATGTTGGTTTTCTTATGCAAGCTTTTTTGATGAATTTTTTTCTTTTGATGAACCCTATTTTAATGATTTAATCAAGAAAATCAAAACTCAACTTGGTTTTAAATTCAATGATGATGATTTTTTGTATGATTTAAAAGTGAATATGTCTATCTTAGTGCAAGATGGATTGGAACTTAAATTCCCTCATCGTTCACTACAGGAGTATTTTGCTGCGGCACTAATTAGTAAGCAATCAGATGAAATTAAACAACGAATATATTCAGAAAAAATAGCTAAAATAGATGGGGCAGAAATCAGCAATTTTCTTTCCTAG
- the hutU gene encoding urocanate hydratase encodes MISINDIKTPTGNTLTCKGWVQEAALRMLMNNLDSDVAERPEDLIVYGGLGKAARNWESLDLIVKALKDLNEDETLLIQSGKPVGILPTHKDAPRVLISNSMLVPKWATWEHFRELDAKGLIMYGQMTAGSWIYIGSQGIVQGTYETFGELARQHYGGTLKGTLNVTAGLGGMGGAQPLAITMNEGVCLAAEVEEWRIRKRLQTRYLDVMTRNIDEGIDMALRAKEEGKAVSIGVVANAVNLLQRMLERGVIPESLTDQTSAHDPLIGYYPHTIDVEAADRLRREDPDKYIKLSYESMARHVELMLEFQKKGSVTFDYGNNLRARALEQGVKNAFDFPGFVPAFIRPQFCEGRGPFRWAALSGDPNDIYITDKVILELFPENEGLHRWIKMAQEKIEFQGLPARICWLGQGEREKAGIAFNNLVKEGKVKAPIVIGRDHLDTGSVASPNRETEAMMDGSDAIADWPILNSLINTAGGASWVSIHHGGGVGMGYSIHAGMVIVADGTEDAERRLHRVLHNDPAMGVIRHADAGYDIAKDTARKHRLDIKERLLGNAAAE; translated from the coding sequence ATGATTAGCATTAACGATATTAAAACCCCTACAGGAAACACACTTACCTGCAAAGGCTGGGTGCAGGAAGCTGCCTTGCGTATGTTGATGAACAACCTTGACAGCGATGTGGCTGAACGTCCCGAAGACCTGATTGTGTACGGAGGATTGGGTAAGGCTGCCCGTAACTGGGAAAGCCTTGATTTGATAGTGAAGGCGTTGAAAGACCTGAACGAAGATGAAACTCTGCTGATACAAAGCGGTAAACCTGTTGGAATATTGCCTACCCATAAAGACGCTCCCCGTGTACTTATTTCAAACAGTATGCTGGTGCCCAAATGGGCTACTTGGGAGCATTTTAGGGAGTTGGATGCTAAAGGATTGATTATGTACGGCCAAATGACGGCCGGTAGCTGGATATACATCGGCTCGCAAGGGATTGTGCAAGGAACGTATGAAACCTTTGGAGAACTTGCCCGCCAACATTACGGAGGTACCTTAAAAGGTACTTTGAACGTTACTGCCGGACTTGGTGGTATGGGCGGTGCACAACCGCTTGCCATCACTATGAACGAAGGTGTTTGTTTAGCCGCTGAGGTAGAAGAATGGCGTATTCGCAAGCGTTTGCAAACCCGCTATTTGGATGTAATGACCCGCAACATTGACGAGGGTATAGATATGGCTCTTCGCGCTAAAGAAGAAGGTAAAGCCGTGTCTATTGGTGTGGTTGCCAATGCGGTAAACTTGTTGCAACGTATGCTTGAAAGGGGTGTAATTCCTGAAAGCCTTACCGACCAAACCAGTGCGCACGACCCGTTGATTGGTTACTATCCGCACACGATTGATGTAGAAGCGGCTGACCGTTTGCGCCGTGAAGACCCTGATAAATACATTAAACTTAGTTACGAGAGCATGGCTCGCCACGTGGAGTTGATGCTTGAGTTTCAGAAAAAGGGCAGCGTAACGTTCGATTACGGTAACAACCTGCGCGCCCGTGCGCTTGAACAAGGGGTGAAAAACGCGTTTGATTTTCCCGGTTTTGTGCCTGCGTTTATCCGTCCTCAGTTTTGTGAGGGCAGGGGGCCGTTCCGTTGGGCAGCTTTGTCAGGCGACCCTAATGATATTTACATAACCGATAAAGTAATTCTTGAGCTATTCCCCGAAAACGAAGGCTTGCACCGTTGGATAAAAATGGCGCAGGAAAAAATTGAGTTTCAGGGATTGCCTGCCCGTATTTGCTGGTTAGGTCAAGGGGAACGTGAAAAAGCAGGTATTGCCTTTAATAACTTGGTAAAAGAGGGTAAGGTAAAAGCACCGATTGTAATTGGTCGCGACCATTTGGATACCGGCTCGGTAGCATCGCCTAACCGCGAAACCGAAGCCATGATGGACGGTAGCGATGCGATTGCCGATTGGCCGATACTTAACTCATTAATTAATACCGCAGGCGGAGCCAGTTGGGTGAGCATTCACCACGGCGGCGGTGTGGGTATGGGTTATTCTATCCACGCAGGGATGGTAATTGTAGCCGATGGTACCGAAGACGCTGAACGCCGCTTGCACCGCGTGTTGCACAACGACCCTGCAATGGGTGTTATCCGTCATGCCGATGCAGGGTATGATATTGCTAAAGATACTGCCCGCAAACACCGTTTGGATATTAAAGAGCGGTTGTTAGGTAATGCAGCCGCAGAATAA
- a CDS encoding TerB family tellurite resistance protein: MSTNFIARLNKCEAAFHLLVLLSLADGSSAPKEKKIILDFLEKNFDDGLDLIKEQAFLTALPTTEHFSHFEEVINRFYTISSKDERNKIVEFAMKVVMADKTMTADENRLIDKLFTAWDLNRWS, encoded by the coding sequence ATGAGTACAAACTTTATAGCACGATTGAATAAGTGCGAAGCGGCTTTTCATTTATTGGTGTTACTTTCTTTGGCTGATGGGTCATCGGCTCCGAAGGAGAAAAAAATCATCCTCGATTTTTTGGAAAAGAATTTTGACGATGGTTTGGATTTAATTAAAGAGCAGGCGTTTTTAACTGCACTGCCTACTACCGAACATTTTAGTCATTTTGAAGAAGTAATAAATCGCTTTTATACCATCAGCAGCAAAGATGAACGCAACAAGATAGTTGAGTTTGCTATGAAGGTGGTAATGGCTGATAAAACAATGACTGCCGATGAGAATCGTTTAATAGATAAACTGTTTACCGCCTGGGATTTAAACAGGTGGTCGTAA
- a CDS encoding ABC transporter permease, with translation MKQIWLVTQREYLSRVKKKSFIIMTLLGPLLIALFYGAIIWVMVNEAEKDNEHFIQVIDESGLVKNQLKNNKQVLFGYTDDKIEDARKNLDSTSFYGILYFPPSFTLDRPVGVQLFTREQSSLSTQQSISRSIENELKSKRMQNAGLSAEKIDSLNVNVNLNVLVNSGGETKKSETAILTGIGFALTFLMYMFVFIYGVQVMRGVMEEKTNRIVEVVISTVRPFQLMMGKILGIAMVGLTQFIMWAILGSGLIFVISLVFGVSGAAEATQQMQTMPGSMQPDKVEMAEQMAEMMIGSGISTAMVIKYLLIFLFYFIFGYLMYSSLFAAVGSAVDNETDTQQFMFPITIPIVFSFIVSVSSITNDPHSSLAWWMSIIPLTSPVTMMARLPFIEGHEWDLALSMLLLIGGFLGSTWFAGRIYRTGILMYGKKPTYKELWKWLRYKG, from the coding sequence ATGAAACAGATATGGCTTGTAACCCAACGTGAATACCTGAGCAGGGTAAAAAAGAAGTCTTTTATCATTATGACCCTTCTTGGTCCATTACTAATAGCACTGTTTTACGGCGCTATTATTTGGGTAATGGTAAATGAAGCTGAAAAGGATAATGAGCATTTCATTCAAGTAATTGATGAAAGCGGGCTGGTGAAAAACCAACTAAAAAACAACAAACAAGTGTTGTTTGGCTATACCGATGATAAAATTGAAGATGCCCGTAAAAACCTCGACTCCACCTCGTTTTACGGCATTTTATATTTCCCCCCGTCGTTTACACTCGACCGGCCGGTGGGTGTACAATTATTTACTCGTGAGCAAAGCAGCCTAAGCACTCAGCAATCCATCAGTCGAAGTATTGAAAACGAACTGAAAAGCAAGCGAATGCAAAACGCCGGGCTAAGTGCTGAAAAGATTGACAGCCTTAATGTGAACGTGAATTTGAATGTGTTGGTAAACTCGGGCGGTGAAACCAAAAAATCAGAAACGGCAATACTTACGGGTATTGGGTTTGCCCTCACCTTCCTAATGTACATGTTTGTGTTTATATACGGCGTGCAGGTAATGCGCGGTGTAATGGAAGAAAAAACCAACCGCATTGTTGAGGTGGTAATCTCTACCGTTCGCCCCTTCCAACTAATGATGGGTAAAATATTAGGTATTGCTATGGTAGGCCTTACCCAGTTTATTATGTGGGCTATATTAGGGTCGGGGTTAATATTTGTCATTTCGCTTGTTTTTGGTGTCTCAGGGGCTGCCGAAGCAACCCAGCAAATGCAAACCATGCCCGGCAGTATGCAGCCTGATAAAGTAGAAATGGCTGAACAAATGGCCGAAATGATGATAGGTAGTGGTATCTCAACTGCTATGGTTATTAAATACCTGCTTATTTTCTTATTCTATTTCATATTCGGGTATTTAATGTACAGCTCACTGTTTGCTGCCGTAGGCTCAGCAGTTGATAACGAAACTGATACACAGCAGTTTATGTTCCCTATCACCATACCCATCGTGTTTTCATTTATCGTTTCTGTATCCAGCATCACCAACGACCCTCACAGTTCATTAGCTTGGTGGATGTCGATAATTCCCCTCACCTCACCTGTTACTATGATGGCTCGATTACCGTTTATTGAAGGCCACGAGTGGGATTTGGCATTATCTATGCTGTTGCTGATAGGAGGCTTTTTAGGTTCAACATGGTTTGCCGGACGTATTTACCGCACAGGTATATTAATGTACGGTAAAAAACCAACCTATAAAGAGCTTTGGAAATGGTTGCGTTACAAGGGATAG
- the chrA gene encoding chromate efflux transporter: protein MLLSHNSWLPPLQPPGTKVQHLKKIIYYKDILILALTSVGGPGSHIAFFIKRLVEDKQYITQKEFLEIYSFCQILPGPTSTQTITAIGYRLGGPLRAFITLLIWVLPAAILMTLLSVFYVQYKNAQMPRDFLKYLQPMAVGFIVVAAIKIFNLIKGKRLNIYLYFGAAVLASAQLLGPYAFPLIIVLGGVIASRYNKQPEKYVKPKIKIRWRNLTYFLAVFIVAVVAGAIVKFTDGYEEAKPILIFENSYRFGSLVFGGGNVLIPMMYEQFVVFKHYLTADEFITGVGFVQALPGPVFSLSAYTGGMILKDWGVQWQLVGGLIGTVAIFLPGALFIMFLYPIWNKVKKHPLVTKAFEGISAASAGLILAAAYLLFKDMPYQDWHHLAVMAATVSLLLFTKVPSPLVVLGTLVLGFVF, encoded by the coding sequence ATACTTTTGTCACACAATAGTTGGCTACCACCGTTGCAACCACCCGGCACCAAAGTACAGCATTTAAAAAAAATTATCTACTACAAAGATATTCTTATTCTGGCGCTCACTAGTGTTGGTGGTCCCGGTTCGCACATCGCATTTTTCATCAAACGGCTGGTAGAGGATAAACAGTACATCACCCAAAAAGAGTTTTTAGAGATTTATTCTTTTTGCCAAATACTACCCGGCCCTACGTCAACCCAAACTATTACGGCCATTGGTTACCGCTTGGGAGGTCCGTTGCGGGCGTTTATTACCCTGTTGATATGGGTATTGCCTGCTGCCATTTTAATGACTTTGCTTTCGGTGTTTTATGTGCAGTATAAAAACGCACAAATGCCCCGCGATTTTCTTAAATACCTGCAGCCTATGGCGGTGGGCTTTATAGTAGTTGCAGCCATTAAAATATTTAATCTTATCAAAGGTAAACGCCTAAATATATACCTGTATTTCGGGGCGGCTGTATTAGCGTCGGCGCAGTTGTTGGGGCCTTATGCGTTCCCGCTCATTATTGTTTTGGGAGGGGTGATAGCTTCGCGTTACAACAAACAGCCCGAAAAATACGTTAAACCCAAAATAAAAATCCGTTGGCGAAACCTCACCTACTTTTTAGCAGTCTTTATAGTCGCTGTGGTAGCAGGTGCCATTGTAAAGTTTACAGACGGCTACGAGGAAGCCAAGCCGATTTTGATTTTTGAAAACAGCTACCGTTTTGGTAGTTTGGTATTTGGTGGCGGAAATGTACTAATACCGATGATGTATGAACAATTTGTGGTGTTCAAGCATTATTTAACTGCGGATGAGTTTATAACCGGTGTGGGGTTTGTGCAGGCATTACCCGGTCCAGTGTTTAGTCTTTCAGCGTATACGGGCGGGATGATTTTGAAAGATTGGGGTGTGCAATGGCAACTGGTAGGCGGACTTATAGGCACTGTGGCTATATTTTTACCCGGTGCGCTGTTTATCATGTTTTTGTACCCTATTTGGAATAAGGTGAAAAAACATCCGCTGGTTACCAAAGCATTTGAGGGAATTTCGGCGGCATCGGCAGGACTGATTTTGGCGGCTGCCTATTTACTTTTTAAAGATATGCCGTATCAAGATTGGCATCACTTGGCAGTAATGGCGGCTACGGTATCATTATTGCTGTTTACAAAAGTGCCTTCGCCCTTGGTGGTGTTGGGTACTTTGGTACTCGGTTTTGTGTTTTAA
- a CDS encoding o-succinylbenzoate synthase, protein MRLNATVTKHTLQFKTPARTSRNTLQDKTLWLIHLSYLGAIAKGVGECSPLKGLSVDDVEGFEAKLHEVAELINEGQHPFDLGLEQWPSIRFGIETAMLDLKHGGVRKIFDTPFFTSQQKIPINGLVWMADRQDMLRQAEEKIAAGFGCVKFKVGALDFDEECRMLEDLRRKYSAFKVEIRLDANGAFDPDTALEQLKELSRFEIHSIEQPIKTKQWDNMESLCAQSKIPIALDEELIGIAAANEGLSLLKHIKPQYIILKPGLLGGFDYSKLWIELAEKSNIGWWVTSALESNVGLNAIAQFTSQYPVQIPQGLGTGSLYINNFDSPLTVQAGYINYNPLKNWTTI, encoded by the coding sequence ATGAGATTAAACGCTACCGTTACCAAACATACGTTACAGTTTAAAACCCCTGCAAGAACTTCGCGAAACACGTTGCAGGATAAAACTTTATGGTTAATTCATCTTTCATATTTAGGGGCAATAGCTAAAGGGGTAGGAGAGTGTAGTCCGTTAAAAGGGTTGAGCGTGGACGACGTGGAAGGCTTTGAAGCCAAGTTGCACGAGGTAGCAGAGTTAATAAACGAAGGCCAACATCCGTTTGACTTGGGGCTTGAGCAATGGCCAAGCATCCGTTTCGGGATTGAAACAGCCATGCTTGACTTGAAGCACGGCGGTGTACGAAAGATTTTTGATACTCCTTTCTTCACTTCCCAACAAAAAATACCCATTAACGGGCTGGTATGGATGGCCGACCGACAAGATATGTTGCGCCAAGCCGAGGAAAAGATTGCAGCCGGTTTTGGGTGCGTGAAGTTTAAAGTAGGTGCTCTTGATTTTGACGAAGAGTGCCGTATGCTTGAAGACCTGCGTAGAAAGTACAGCGCATTTAAAGTAGAAATACGGTTGGATGCCAACGGAGCGTTTGACCCCGATACAGCACTTGAACAGTTAAAAGAGTTAAGCCGTTTTGAAATACACTCGATTGAACAACCCATTAAAACTAAACAGTGGGATAATATGGAGTCATTATGCGCCCAAAGTAAAATACCGATTGCTTTGGATGAGGAGTTGATTGGTATTGCGGCAGCTAATGAAGGGCTAAGTCTCTTAAAACACATCAAGCCTCAATACATTATCTTGAAACCGGGGCTTTTGGGAGGTTTTGATTACAGTAAGTTGTGGATTGAATTGGCTGAGAAAAGTAATATTGGCTGGTGGGTAACATCCGCCTTAGAAAGCAATGTAGGGTTGAATGCCATAGCGCAATTCACCTCGCAGTATCCTGTACAAATACCACAGGGATTGGGCACGGGTAGTTTGTATATAAACAACTTTGACAGCCCGCTCACTGTGCAGGCAGGCTATATCAATTATAACCCGCTAAAAAACTGGACAACAATTTAA
- the menA gene encoding 1,4-dihydroxy-2-naphthoate octaprenyltransferase: MDIKPWLQAFRLRTLPLAIGAITMGAFAANVAGVFRADVYALSLLTAILLQILSNLANDYGDFKKGTDNDKRVGPKRALQSGIISEKAMLNAVILFSVACLVSGLLLLWVSFGTFGNWQTWAMFGVGLAAIAAAIKYTVGKSAYGYSGLGDVFVFVFFGLVSVGGTYFLMAKTVDTQLLLPATCFGCLAVGVLNINNLRDITNDKASNKITLAVRLGRVRTQYYHLLLLLVSINAMFAFFRHNESVVMYVANLILFIPIILSGFRVMKNKPGEEPLLNKELKALSLGSALLAVGLFTASFFI; this comes from the coding sequence ATGGATATAAAACCTTGGTTGCAGGCTTTCAGGCTGCGTACCCTTCCGCTGGCAATCGGAGCTATTACAATGGGGGCATTTGCTGCAAACGTTGCAGGAGTATTTCGTGCCGATGTTTACGCCTTGTCCCTTTTAACGGCCATATTGTTGCAAATACTCTCAAACCTTGCCAACGATTACGGCGATTTTAAAAAAGGAACCGACAACGATAAGCGGGTAGGGCCAAAACGTGCTTTACAATCGGGTATTATCAGTGAAAAGGCCATGCTTAATGCGGTTATTCTGTTTTCAGTGGCTTGTCTTGTTAGCGGGCTGTTACTGCTGTGGGTTAGTTTCGGTACATTTGGTAATTGGCAAACCTGGGCCATGTTTGGAGTAGGATTGGCCGCTATTGCCGCTGCTATTAAATATACTGTTGGAAAAAGTGCCTATGGCTACAGCGGTTTGGGTGATGTGTTTGTATTTGTGTTTTTTGGTTTGGTATCGGTTGGGGGTACTTATTTTTTAATGGCAAAAACCGTTGATACACAGTTATTACTTCCCGCCACCTGTTTCGGGTGTTTAGCCGTTGGGGTGTTAAATATTAACAACCTGCGGGATATAACCAATGATAAGGCCAGTAACAAAATTACCCTTGCCGTGCGATTGGGCAGGGTGCGCACCCAATACTACCATTTGTTGCTGCTGTTAGTGTCTATTAATGCCATGTTTGCATTTTTCCGTCATAACGAGTCGGTAGTTATGTATGTAGCTAACCTTATATTGTTTATTCCCATTATTTTAAGTGGTTTCAGGGTGATGAAAAACAAACCCGGTGAAGAACCGTTGTTGAACAAAGAACTAAAGGCACTTTCATTAGGCTCGGCGTTATTGGCTGTGGGGCTGTTTACCGCCAGCTTTTTTATTTAA
- a CDS encoding carboxypeptidase-like regulatory domain-containing protein, producing the protein MRNILIKSIFLVLMTATSLSYVKAQKNNADDSLVQFSGLVMSSDSLMALNDVNIRIKGHFYGTISNALGIFTLVAKKSDTVVFTSIGYKPKQYIVPHNLSSRRYSMVITLASDTFVVDTVFIKPFISNALLPHYFATVDIPEDEMEVLARHNLEAEFLKQQAMALPSDAAENQDFTIRQEAAKYYYQGQAPPINILNPFAWAQFIKAWKNGDFKNKNKKK; encoded by the coding sequence ATGCGTAATATCCTAATTAAAAGCATATTTCTAGTGTTGATGACAGCGACTTCTTTGTCGTATGTAAAGGCGCAAAAAAATAATGCTGACGACTCATTGGTTCAATTTTCAGGCTTGGTGATGAGTTCTGATAGTTTAATGGCGTTGAATGATGTGAACATACGTATCAAAGGTCATTTTTACGGAACTATCAGTAATGCATTAGGTATATTTACGTTAGTGGCTAAAAAAAGCGATACGGTTGTTTTTACCAGTATAGGCTATAAGCCCAAACAGTACATAGTTCCCCATAATCTTAGCAGTCGTCGTTACTCAATGGTGATTACCCTTGCTTCGGATACCTTTGTGGTAGATACGGTGTTTATCAAGCCTTTTATCAGCAATGCATTGCTGCCGCATTACTTTGCTACGGTAGATATACCCGAAGATGAAATGGAAGTTTTGGCAAGGCATAACCTTGAAGCTGAGTTTTTGAAACAACAAGCTATGGCATTGCCATCAGATGCTGCTGAAAATCAAGATTTCACTATACGTCAGGAAGCTGCAAAATATTACTATCAGGGACAAGCACCGCCTATAAATATTCTTAACCCCTTTGCTTGGGCGCAATTTATAAAGGCGTGGAAAAACGGGGATTTTAAAAACAAGAATAAAAAGAAGTAG
- a CDS encoding WD40 repeat domain-containing protein → MTQNIRIICLFVLSCTTFLLAAQDTLSRPTMTLKGHAEDIEAIVYSPDGKFIASGGWDRSIRIWDAKTGEEVKNFRAHDASVSCLAYSRDSKYIISGSRDNSVKIWDSAWGLKYNLYGHQNIINTVVLDPKVRFAYSGSADGIVKLWDLKKKGESKNLKKFDKPVLAIALNITGTDIFVATQLPEVVKLDFKGEVKTTFTGHTDEVNSLSYALNNKYLLSGSSDKTAIIWDVLTGKAIRKLEGHNWKVTSVAFSLDSKYAVTGSTDGTVRLWDVETGKLIRLYRAGVTSVSAVAMSPDVTQVASAGMVNSFEADSKKFLVYLWESGQELESAKLAKLKKFREDSIQYLKDSVKRYRDSAKAATDSLKKIEKLKKEEEKKKQTTPPGNNAPPSNKDGDKPKTIGAPLKDERNN, encoded by the coding sequence ATGACGCAAAATATACGGATTATCTGCTTGTTCGTTCTTTCCTGTACAACTTTTTTGCTGGCCGCCCAAGACACCCTGTCTCGCCCAACGATGACACTTAAAGGCCACGCAGAAGATATTGAAGCGATTGTATACTCACCTGACGGTAAATTTATTGCATCAGGCGGATGGGATCGTTCAATCCGTATTTGGGATGCTAAAACAGGTGAAGAGGTAAAAAATTTCCGTGCACACGATGCTTCTGTAAGTTGCCTTGCATACAGCCGCGACAGTAAGTATATTATCAGCGGGTCGCGCGATAACTCCGTTAAAATTTGGGATTCAGCTTGGGGACTTAAGTATAACCTTTATGGTCACCAAAACATTATAAACACAGTTGTTTTAGACCCTAAAGTTCGTTTTGCCTATTCAGGCTCTGCTGACGGTATAGTAAAGCTGTGGGATTTGAAGAAAAAGGGTGAATCAAAAAACCTTAAAAAGTTTGACAAACCTGTGCTTGCCATTGCCCTAAACATTACGGGTACAGATATTTTTGTAGCTACCCAGCTTCCCGAAGTTGTAAAACTTGATTTTAAGGGTGAAGTAAAAACCACCTTTACCGGCCATACCGACGAGGTAAACTCTTTGTCTTATGCGCTTAACAATAAATACCTTCTTTCAGGTTCATCTGATAAAACCGCCATCATTTGGGACGTACTTACAGGAAAGGCAATCCGTAAACTGGAAGGCCACAATTGGAAAGTAACTTCTGTGGCTTTTTCGCTAGACTCAAAGTACGCAGTTACAGGCTCTACGGACGGAACCGTACGACTGTGGGACGTTGAAACAGGCAAACTGATACGTTTGTACCGCGCAGGAGTAACCTCTGTTAGCGCGGTTGCCATGTCACCTGATGTAACCCAAGTAGCTTCTGCAGGTATGGTAAACAGCTTTGAAGCCGACTCAAAAAAGTTTTTGGTGTATTTGTGGGAAAGCGGGCAAGAACTTGAAAGTGCTAAACTGGCTAAGCTTAAAAAATTCAGGGAAGACTCTATCCAATACCTTAAAGACTCTGTGAAACGCTACCGCGACTCTGCTAAGGCTGCCACCGATTCATTAAAGAAGATAGAGAAACTGAAAAAAGAAGAGGAGAAAAAGAAACAAACAACCCCTCCGGGTAATAACGCACCTCCTTCAAATAAAGATGGCGATAAACCTAAAACGATTGGTGCCCCGTTGAAAGACGAGCGCAATAATTAA
- a CDS encoding ABC transporter ATP-binding protein codes for MLKIDNVVKQYAEKLALNGVSFEVPSGSIFGLLGPNGAGKTSLIRIITGITGADSGHIYFNGEPLGPSHIGTIGYLPEERGLYKKMPIQEQAMYFARLKGLSRTEAKQAIDHWFDKFDINSWRTKKVEDLSKGMQQKVQFIITILHNPKLIILDEPFTGFDPVNAELVRKEIIELRSKGATIILSTHRMESVEQMCDHIALINNSQKVLDGKLQEIKQQYKKNLFETITDVFDPQTIAGYTVTGNETLPDGRQKTIFSVEGDNNPNRLLQQLLPVTSVHSFSELLPTINDIFISLVSNNEIPATA; via the coding sequence ATGCTAAAAATTGATAATGTAGTGAAGCAATATGCCGAAAAGCTCGCCCTTAACGGGGTAAGTTTTGAAGTGCCTTCAGGTAGTATATTCGGTTTGCTGGGACCCAACGGAGCCGGTAAAACCTCGCTAATACGTATTATTACCGGCATCACCGGTGCCGATTCGGGCCACATATATTTTAACGGAGAACCCTTGGGGCCTTCTCACATAGGCACCATTGGCTACCTGCCCGAGGAGCGCGGATTATACAAAAAGATGCCGATACAAGAGCAGGCTATGTACTTTGCCCGTCTTAAGGGATTAAGTCGCACGGAAGCCAAACAAGCAATCGACCATTGGTTTGATAAGTTTGACATTAACTCTTGGCGTACCAAAAAGGTTGAAGACCTTTCAAAAGGTATGCAGCAAAAAGTACAGTTCATTATCACCATACTGCACAACCCTAAGCTGATAATACTGGATGAACCGTTTACAGGTTTTGACCCCGTGAATGCTGAATTGGTGCGCAAAGAGATTATTGAACTACGCTCAAAAGGTGCAACCATCATCCTGTCTACACACCGTATGGAATCGGTAGAGCAAATGTGCGACCACATTGCGCTGATAAATAATTCTCAAAAAGTGTTAGACGGCAAGTTACAGGAAATCAAACAACAGTATAAAAAGAACCTGTTTGAAACCATCACCGATGTATTTGACCCCCAAACAATAGCAGGCTATACGGTAACAGGTAACGAAACCCTGCCCGACGGAAGGCAAAAAACCATTTTTAGTGTTGAGGGAGACAACAACCCCAACCGCCTTTTGCAACAATTGCTGCCCGTTACTTCGGTACACTCGTTCAGTGAGTTGCTGCCCACTATTAACGATATATTTATTTCACTGGTTAGTAACAACGAAATCCCCGCAACAGCATGA